The proteins below are encoded in one region of Bacillus alveayuensis:
- a CDS encoding NTP pyrophosphatase (non-canonical NTP hydrolase) (product_source=COG1694; cath_funfam=1.10.3420.10; cog=COG1694; pfam=PF03819; superfamily=101386) gives MEKTMKQMQREVDEYIGQFKEGYFSPLAMLARLTEELGELAREVNHYFGEKPKKETEKEKAIEEEVGDLLFVLICFANSLGIDLEDAHDLVMEKFRKRDQNRWTRIEEKEEE, from the coding sequence CGTGAAGTCGATGAGTATATTGGACAATTTAAAGAAGGTTATTTTAGTCCGCTTGCGATGCTCGCACGCCTAACAGAAGAGTTGGGGGAGCTGGCAAGGGAAGTCAATCATTATTTTGGAGAAAAGCCGAAAAAGGAAACCGAAAAAGAAAAAGCAATCGAAGAAGAAGTTGGAGACTTATTATTTGTATTAATTTGTTTTGCCAACTCACTTGGAATTGACCTTGAAGACGCACATGATTTAGTAATGGAAAAGTTTCGAAAAAGAGATCAAAATCGTTGGACAAGAATAGAGGAAAAAGAAGAGGAGTGA
- a CDS encoding 4-hydroxy-tetrahydrodipicolinate reductase (product_source=KO:K00215; cath_funfam=3.40.50.720; cog=COG0289; ko=KO:K00215; pfam=PF01113,PF05173; superfamily=51735,55347; tigrfam=TIGR00036): MEKIKIVIAGPRGRMGTEAVQLVESTEHFELVGVIDRIHDGELFAGKDNVKIFTDPEKCFIETNPDVLIDLTTPESGKIHTKLAIEHGVRPVVGTTGFSEEDLDELSQLAEEKGIGAIIAPNFALGAVLMMKFAKMAAKYFQDVEIIEMHHDQKLDAPSGTGVKTAEMISEIRKPKKQGHPNETETLSGARGADFQGIRIHSVRLPGLIAHQEVIFGGDGQTLKIRHDSYNRTSFMSGVKLSVETVMKLDILVYGLENIIE; this comes from the coding sequence ATGGAAAAGATTAAAATAGTCATTGCTGGACCGCGTGGTCGAATGGGGACTGAAGCAGTTCAATTAGTCGAATCAACGGAACATTTTGAACTAGTTGGCGTCATTGACCGCATTCATGATGGGGAATTATTTGCAGGAAAGGACAATGTCAAAATTTTTACAGACCCAGAAAAATGCTTTATAGAGACAAATCCTGACGTACTGATCGATTTAACAACTCCAGAGTCTGGTAAAATACATACAAAGCTAGCGATTGAACATGGTGTTCGTCCTGTCGTTGGAACAACGGGCTTTTCAGAAGAAGATTTGGATGAACTATCACAATTAGCGGAAGAAAAGGGAATTGGGGCGATTATTGCGCCAAACTTTGCTTTAGGTGCCGTTTTAATGATGAAATTCGCGAAAATGGCAGCGAAATATTTTCAAGATGTTGAGATTATTGAAATGCATCACGATCAAAAGCTAGATGCACCTTCTGGTACAGGAGTTAAAACAGCGGAAATGATTTCTGAAATTCGCAAACCGAAAAAACAAGGCCATCCAAATGAAACGGAAACGCTTTCAGGGGCTAGAGGTGCTGATTTTCAAGGTATTCGCATTCATAGTGTTCGTTTACCAGGACTCATCGCCCATCAAGAAGTAATATTTGGCGGCGACGGACAGACATTAAAAATCCGACATGATTCTTATAACCGCACTTCGTTTATGTCTGGTGTTAAACTTTCGGTAGAGACCGTCATGAAGCTTGATATCCTTGTTTATGGTTTGGAAAACAT